From Oscillatoria sp. FACHB-1407, a single genomic window includes:
- a CDS encoding competence/damage-inducible protein A yields the protein MNASIPSAEIICVGTELLLGEILNSNAQFLAQQLAELGIPHYYQTVVGDNPMRLQKVLAIACERSRLLLFTGGLGPTPDDLTTETLADFFQVPLIERADVLEDITRKFTQRGRVMSPSNRKQALIPEGAEVLPNPTGSAPGIIWEPRPGLTLMTFPGVPSEMKTMWQETAVPYLQIQGWGQGVIVSRTLRYWGIAESALAEKIAPFFELQNPTVAPYADNGGVRLRVSARAETPEAAQQLIEPVQQQLQQVSGADFYGMDSDTLAIAVGRLLLAANQTVSVAESCTGGGLGHLLTAVPGSSAYFWGGIISYDNQVKVNLLGVNTDDLAEHGAVSDVVAKQMAAGVRDRLNTTWGLSITGIAGPDGGSDEKPVGLVYIGIAGPDESVESVMYRFGTNRGRDFVRWLSACSALDLLRRNLLSNRRVA from the coding sequence ATGAATGCATCTATTCCCAGTGCTGAGATTATTTGTGTCGGAACCGAGTTGCTGTTAGGCGAGATTTTAAACAGCAACGCTCAATTTTTGGCGCAACAGCTAGCCGAACTGGGAATTCCCCATTATTACCAGACCGTTGTGGGTGATAACCCGATGCGATTGCAGAAGGTGCTGGCGATCGCCTGCGAACGCTCCCGTCTCCTGCTGTTTACGGGCGGATTGGGTCCTACTCCCGACGATCTGACCACCGAGACTCTGGCAGATTTCTTTCAAGTGCCGTTGATTGAACGTGCCGATGTTTTAGAAGACATCACCCGCAAATTTACCCAACGGGGACGGGTCATGTCCCCCAGCAACCGCAAACAAGCCCTGATCCCTGAAGGCGCAGAAGTACTACCCAACCCAACGGGCAGTGCCCCCGGTATTATCTGGGAACCTCGCCCTGGATTGACCCTGATGACCTTTCCGGGGGTGCCCAGTGAAATGAAGACGATGTGGCAGGAAACGGCTGTGCCCTATCTCCAGATCCAGGGGTGGGGACAGGGGGTGATTGTCAGCCGCACGTTGCGATATTGGGGCATTGCGGAATCGGCTCTAGCCGAAAAGATTGCTCCCTTTTTTGAGTTGCAAAATCCCACCGTCGCACCCTACGCCGATAACGGAGGAGTGCGCTTGCGCGTGTCTGCCCGTGCCGAAACACCCGAAGCAGCCCAACAGTTGATTGAGCCTGTGCAGCAACAACTTCAGCAGGTGAGCGGAGCCGACTTTTATGGAATGGATAGCGACACCCTGGCGATCGCGGTGGGTCGGTTATTGCTGGCGGCAAACCAGACCGTCTCAGTGGCGGAATCCTGCACGGGTGGTGGATTGGGGCATCTGCTCACGGCAGTACCGGGAAGCTCTGCCTATTTTTGGGGCGGAATTATCTCCTATGACAATCAGGTCAAGGTGAATTTGCTGGGCGTTAACACCGACGATCTGGCAGAACATGGAGCCGTCAGTGATGTTGTCGCCAAACAAATGGCAGCAGGCGTGCGCGATCGCCTCAACACCACCTGGGGACTAAGCATCACCGGCATTGCGGGACCCGATGGCGGTAGCGACGAAAAGCCTGTTGGCCTGGTCTACATCGGCATTGCTGGACCGGATGAGTCTGTGGAAAGTGTGATGTACCGATTTGGCACAAACCGGGGTCGCGATTTTGTCCGTTGGTTGAGTGCTTGTAGTGCCTTGGATTTGTTGCGACGCAACCTGTTGAGCAACCGAAGGGTTGCTTAG
- a CDS encoding MFS transporter, which produces MTNPPVAASTDDSEKLSLSTKLAYGAGDAGSGITVTILTFSLMVFFTNVAGLDPRTAGNILAIGKVWDAINDPIVGVMSDRTQSRWGRRRPWMIFGAIPFGLFFFLQWLVPQFTSDPAANKVWLFWYYVLVSILFNTAFTAVNLPYTALTPELTKDYNERTSLNSFRFAFSIGGSILSLLLGLVIFNIVTDPIQEYVVLGAVCAILSVFPIYWCVWGTRERYTVDAEPSLPILEQIKIVLSNRPFLYVIGIYLCSWLAFQLTATILPYFVVNRMEMGSYFPIALAVQGVAIVMLFVWSAVSKRQGKRTVYFLGMSLWIIAQGGLFFLQPGQTLLLYVLAAMAGVGVATAYLVPWSMLPDVIELDELRTGQRREGIFYAFLVFLQKISLFLALFIVGQALGQAGFVEATPGQSPPPQPESAIEAIRWMIGPIPTVVLILGLVLAYFYPITREVHAEILLKLRQRREAQTPSEG; this is translated from the coding sequence ATGACCAATCCTCCTGTGGCTGCTTCAACGGATGACTCGGAAAAGTTGAGTTTGAGTACAAAACTCGCCTATGGGGCAGGGGATGCAGGCTCAGGAATTACCGTCACAATTTTGACGTTTTCTCTAATGGTCTTCTTTACCAATGTGGCGGGGTTAGACCCCCGAACGGCTGGAAATATTTTGGCGATTGGTAAGGTATGGGATGCCATCAATGACCCGATTGTGGGGGTCATGAGCGATCGCACTCAGTCCCGTTGGGGTCGCCGCCGTCCCTGGATGATCTTTGGAGCCATTCCCTTTGGGCTGTTCTTCTTTTTGCAGTGGCTTGTCCCACAATTTACCAGTGACCCTGCTGCAAATAAGGTGTGGCTGTTTTGGTATTACGTCCTCGTTTCTATTCTGTTTAACACGGCTTTCACAGCGGTCAACTTACCCTACACCGCTCTCACGCCTGAGTTAACCAAAGACTACAACGAGCGTACCAGTCTCAACAGCTTTCGCTTTGCTTTCTCCATTGGTGGCAGCATTTTGTCTTTGTTACTGGGATTGGTGATTTTTAACATCGTCACTGACCCCATTCAGGAATATGTCGTGTTGGGAGCCGTTTGCGCCATTCTGTCAGTCTTTCCAATTTATTGGTGTGTGTGGGGCACGAGGGAACGCTATACCGTTGATGCCGAACCCAGCTTGCCCATTCTGGAACAGATCAAAATCGTTCTCAGTAACCGACCATTTCTGTATGTCATTGGCATCTATCTCTGTTCGTGGCTAGCGTTTCAACTGACCGCCACGATCCTGCCTTACTTTGTGGTCAACCGGATGGAGATGGGGTCTTACTTCCCGATCGCCCTCGCAGTTCAGGGAGTGGCGATCGTCATGCTGTTTGTTTGGAGTGCGGTGAGCAAGCGACAGGGCAAACGAACCGTTTATTTCTTGGGCATGAGCTTATGGATCATTGCTCAAGGAGGGCTATTTTTTCTGCAACCGGGGCAAACATTGCTGTTATACGTCTTGGCGGCAATGGCAGGAGTCGGAGTTGCCACTGCCTATCTGGTGCCCTGGTCGATGTTGCCGGATGTGATTGAGCTGGACGAGCTACGAACTGGGCAACGCCGAGAAGGAATCTTCTATGCGTTCCTAGTATTTCTACAAAAAATTAGTTTGTTCTTGGCGTTGTTTATTGTTGGTCAAGCATTGGGTCAGGCAGGTTTTGTTGAAGCAACTCCCGGTCAAAGTCCACCTCCACAACCCGAATCTGCCATTGAAGCTATTCGCTGGATGATTGGTCCCATTCCAACGGTGGTTCTAATCCTGGGCTTGGTCTTGGCATACTTCTATCCCATCACCCGTGAAGTTCATGCCGAGATCTTGTTGAAATTACGACAACGCCGAGAAGCACAGACTCCCTCTGAAGGATAA
- a CDS encoding adenosine deaminase, with product MALYAELHRHLGGSVVPRVLWRYFQRNRTDLIQNFADYADFEAFYTRPRNTLAEYLELHTLVESVQTDETLPYFIYRLLRGAYIFENLAYLELRYTPYLRTPEHLSQPERIELMSSIVDVVGQASRALEYPIVTSQILCMHSRLPYEVNRAIVELAAEKRHFVSGIDLAGGDAHYADRLDEYIELYQYARSLGLNTTGHLYETTEGCYPELLPHLMRIGHGIQIPLLHPELLPELAARGQCLEVCPTTYIKTGTLKDIRQLKLVFDRCFEAGVDIAICTDNAGLHNVRLPFEYENLLTYDIIDFEQLQICQEAAFRHAFAWPHGGRPADLLTGLLKVESDSPENSSGDRSFAELSVGR from the coding sequence GTGGCTCTATATGCTGAATTACACCGCCATCTTGGCGGATCGGTCGTGCCTCGTGTGTTATGGCGATATTTTCAACGCAATCGGACTGATTTAATTCAAAATTTTGCGGATTACGCAGATTTTGAAGCGTTTTACACTCGCCCCCGCAATACGCTGGCTGAATATCTGGAGCTTCACACCCTCGTGGAGAGTGTCCAGACCGATGAGACGTTGCCCTATTTCATTTATCGATTGTTACGGGGGGCCTATATCTTTGAGAACTTGGCTTATCTGGAGTTGCGCTATACCCCTTATCTGCGGACTCCGGAACACCTCAGCCAACCGGAACGAATTGAACTTATGTCAAGCATTGTTGACGTTGTAGGGCAGGCGAGTCGAGCGCTGGAATACCCTATCGTCACCAGCCAAATTTTGTGTATGCATTCCCGGTTGCCCTATGAAGTCAATCGGGCGATCGTTGAACTGGCGGCAGAAAAGCGGCATTTTGTCTCTGGAATCGACCTGGCAGGGGGAGATGCCCACTATGCCGATCGCCTGGATGAGTACATTGAGTTGTATCAGTATGCGCGATCGCTGGGGTTGAACACGACAGGTCACCTCTATGAAACAACAGAGGGGTGCTATCCAGAGTTGCTGCCTCATCTCATGCGAATTGGTCACGGCATTCAGATCCCGCTGCTGCACCCTGAACTGTTGCCTGAATTGGCAGCACGGGGGCAATGTCTGGAGGTGTGCCCGACCACCTATATCAAAACTGGGACGCTCAAAGACATCCGGCAGCTAAAGCTCGTGTTCGATCGCTGCTTTGAAGCCGGGGTTGATATCGCCATTTGTACGGATAACGCCGGATTACATAACGTCCGTCTGCCGTTTGAGTACGAAAACCTGTTGACCTACGACATTATTGACTTTGAGCAGTTGCAGATCTGTCAGGAAGCCGCGTTTCGTCATGCCTTTGCGTGGCCCCACGGGGGTCGTCCAGCCGATCTCTTGACGGGCTTATTGAAGGTAGAAAGTGATTCCCCAGAGAATTCATCTGGCGATCGCAGCTTCGCTGAATTGTCCGTAGGACGATAG
- a CDS encoding DICT sensory domain-containing protein: MSISTSILEELLQSLPHLRPQLYFKSSLTALSHAMEDQVLAVGEQPLVIASFQRERFYRQEAHRYLRISELTSQVYVLAAPETSFMNGSDHYETIAFEPGDQLSQEWHLVVLGKQYATCLICRERLKTAKETESEPMGMDQTRRFEGIWTFDRQVSCRAAELLLDRILLYRPDLADKIEQAKAEFLTTIPSQKQEIDPDPFAQRLVTHLQAGQYKLLKAYRSIAAKERKERLVNSITAAIRRSLNPEEIFKVAVQELGQAMQVCRCILYRCKATDSSTTITYESRKSSAIASLQGQSWSLQNNPLFQSVVQSQEPIAISNTDTEKRFDLTALKGVIEQGQIRSWLMVPVVYQGRLLGMVELHHCQATAHPWSDDEIGMVDAIATQLGVAVIQAEAYANLEDLNQQLEALERTRSNLIAITGHELRTPLSTIQVCLESLASEPDMSPELRQVMLSTALADAERMRTLIRDFLTLSRLESGRVEWHVEPLSLDECVELALSSLQARRSDTPLPQVTSQVSLDLPLVEADGEWLVEVLSRLLDNACKFTEPQGRVTIDANLTNLNSSRMMEVTIADTGRGIEPNRLETVFDRFYQEEGALRRTTGGTGLGLAICRQIVVGLGGQIWAESDGRDRGSQFHFTLPIARSSSDTVGVAPRLPSRISDDTPYNGRAPLKSKK; the protein is encoded by the coding sequence ATGAGCATTTCCACTTCCATCCTGGAAGAGCTACTGCAAAGCCTGCCTCATTTGCGACCTCAGCTTTACTTCAAATCTTCCTTAACGGCGTTGTCTCACGCCATGGAAGATCAAGTTTTGGCGGTTGGCGAACAGCCCCTGGTGATTGCCAGCTTTCAACGAGAGCGGTTTTATCGCCAGGAGGCACATCGTTACCTGCGAATTTCGGAGCTAACCTCCCAGGTCTACGTCCTGGCGGCTCCGGAAACCAGCTTTATGAATGGCTCAGACCACTATGAGACGATCGCTTTTGAGCCGGGTGATCAACTCAGCCAGGAGTGGCATTTGGTCGTTCTGGGTAAACAATATGCTACTTGTCTGATCTGTCGGGAACGGCTCAAAACGGCTAAAGAGACGGAATCTGAGCCGATGGGAATGGATCAGACTCGTCGCTTTGAAGGCATCTGGACGTTTGACCGACAGGTCAGTTGTCGAGCGGCAGAATTGCTGTTAGATCGAATCTTGCTCTATCGACCGGATCTGGCGGATAAAATCGAGCAGGCGAAGGCAGAATTTTTAACAACCATCCCTTCTCAGAAGCAGGAGATTGATCCTGACCCGTTTGCTCAACGGTTGGTAACCCATCTCCAGGCGGGACAATACAAACTCCTCAAAGCCTACCGTTCGATCGCCGCTAAGGAACGCAAAGAACGATTGGTCAACTCGATCACCGCTGCCATTCGGCGATCGCTCAACCCAGAGGAAATCTTTAAGGTAGCCGTGCAAGAGCTAGGGCAAGCCATGCAGGTATGCCGCTGCATTCTCTATCGCTGCAAAGCCACCGATAGCAGCACCACGATTACCTACGAGTCGCGAAAAAGTAGCGCGATCGCTTCACTTCAGGGGCAATCCTGGTCGTTGCAAAATAATCCTCTATTTCAAAGCGTGGTGCAATCGCAGGAACCGATTGCCATCTCTAACACTGATACCGAAAAACGCTTTGATTTGACTGCCCTTAAGGGCGTGATCGAACAAGGGCAGATTCGTTCCTGGTTGATGGTGCCTGTGGTTTATCAGGGGCGATTGCTGGGGATGGTCGAGCTACATCACTGTCAGGCAACGGCCCACCCCTGGTCAGATGACGAAATTGGGATGGTGGATGCGATCGCCACTCAGTTGGGGGTTGCGGTGATTCAAGCCGAGGCTTACGCCAATCTGGAGGATCTCAATCAGCAACTCGAAGCCCTGGAACGGACTCGCAGCAATTTGATCGCCATCACTGGGCATGAACTGCGGACGCCACTGTCAACCATTCAGGTCTGCCTCGAAAGCCTCGCCAGCGAGCCTGATATGTCTCCGGAGTTGCGTCAGGTCATGCTGAGTACCGCTTTAGCCGATGCTGAGCGAATGCGGACGCTAATCCGCGACTTCCTGACCCTTTCGCGATTGGAAAGTGGTCGGGTCGAGTGGCACGTGGAACCCTTATCCCTGGATGAGTGTGTCGAACTAGCATTGAGTAGTTTACAAGCTCGCCGCTCTGATACCCCGTTGCCCCAGGTGACCTCTCAAGTGTCGCTTGATTTGCCGTTGGTCGAGGCAGACGGGGAATGGTTGGTCGAAGTGTTATCTCGATTGCTGGACAATGCTTGCAAGTTTACAGAGCCGCAGGGACGAGTGACGATCGATGCGAACCTGACCAATTTAAATAGCAGCCGCATGATGGAAGTCACGATCGCTGATACAGGACGCGGCATTGAACCGAATCGCTTGGAGACGGTGTTCGATCGCTTCTACCAGGAAGAAGGAGCACTGCGCCGCACGACGGGTGGAACAGGGCTGGGGTTGGCAATCTGTCGCCAGATCGTCGTGGGATTGGGGGGGCAGATTTGGGCAGAGTCGGATGGGCGCGATCGCGGTAGTCAGTTCCATTTCACCTTACCGATCGCTCGCTCCAGTTCTGATACGGTGGGCGTGGCTCCCCGCCTACCCTCTCGTATTTCTGATGACACTCCTTACAACGGACGCGCCCCCCTCAAGTCCAAAAAATAA
- a CDS encoding glycosyltransferase family 4 protein: MPSHLYHLIAFIVSVAVVLVSTPIVRFIGLKSGYFDPPGGRKIHQRPMVRLGGVSIFLGTVISLLIVWGIGGFGILPPDKEYEIWGVTIGGLAFFLIGLADDLFSLRAITRLFLQVVVASGAWWAGVHIDFLTIPFVGLTQLPLWISLPITVIWLVGMANAINWIDGLDGLAAGVSGIAAMVMLVVCLFMNQPAAGMIAAALAGGALGFLRYNFNPAQIFMGDGGAYFIGFTLAGIGVVGLVKSVTTVAVLLPYIILAVPILDMSAVILDRLRNGKSPFIADKRHLHHRLLQAGLPHRFVVLFIYSLTLWVGSLALAFSGIPSGLGYAIGATVLLSYTGWQARKHARQ, encoded by the coding sequence ATGCCCTCCCACCTATATCATCTGATAGCGTTTATCGTTTCTGTAGCGGTTGTCCTAGTTAGTACACCGATCGTCAGATTTATTGGTCTTAAAAGCGGCTACTTCGACCCCCCTGGTGGACGCAAGATTCACCAACGACCCATGGTTCGTCTGGGTGGAGTTTCCATTTTTTTAGGCACTGTTATCTCTCTCCTGATTGTCTGGGGGATTGGTGGGTTTGGTATATTACCGCCAGATAAGGAATATGAGATTTGGGGAGTCACCATTGGGGGATTAGCTTTCTTTCTGATTGGGTTAGCGGATGACCTGTTTAGCCTCCGGGCAATTACTCGACTATTTCTACAAGTGGTCGTTGCATCGGGAGCTTGGTGGGCGGGGGTTCACATTGATTTTCTAACCATTCCATTTGTGGGCTTAACTCAATTACCCCTGTGGATCAGCCTACCGATTACGGTGATCTGGTTGGTAGGGATGGCAAATGCCATTAACTGGATTGATGGACTAGATGGCTTAGCGGCGGGAGTTTCTGGCATCGCTGCAATGGTGATGTTAGTGGTGTGCCTGTTTATGAACCAACCTGCTGCCGGAATGATTGCGGCGGCATTAGCAGGTGGCGCATTGGGGTTCCTGCGCTATAACTTCAATCCGGCTCAAATCTTCATGGGAGATGGAGGGGCTTACTTTATCGGGTTTACCCTGGCAGGGATCGGAGTCGTCGGGCTGGTCAAGAGTGTGACGACTGTGGCAGTGTTGTTGCCTTACATCATTCTCGCAGTGCCGATCTTGGATATGTCAGCGGTGATTCTCGATCGCCTCCGTAATGGTAAATCTCCTTTTATCGCCGATAAGCGACATCTACACCATCGGCTGTTGCAAGCGGGTCTTCCCCATCGCTTTGTTGTATTGTTCATCTATTCTCTGACGCTGTGGGTGGGTAGTCTGGCTTTAGCGTTTTCGGGCATCCCCAGTGGCTTAGGATATGCGATCGGAGCTACGGTGCTGTTAAGCTATACAGGTTGGCAAGCTAGAAAGCACGCCCGTCAATAG
- a CDS encoding phosphoribosyltransferase — protein MSDLYVSWSDYHHNIERLAAKIYQSDWTFNQIVCLAKGGLRVGDILARIYDVPLAILAVSSYGGANNQVRGSITFSHDLTMTTANLGNRVLLVDDLVDSGMSLKRTLTWLDRKYGFYIDEIRTAVLWYKECSIIAPDYYADYLPDNPWIHQPFEKYEQMTPADLAASLNQPSNEVSSGV, from the coding sequence ATGTCAGATCTCTACGTTTCCTGGTCAGATTATCACCACAACATTGAGCGGCTCGCTGCCAAAATTTATCAATCCGACTGGACCTTCAACCAAATTGTGTGTCTTGCCAAGGGAGGTTTGCGAGTAGGAGACATTCTCGCTCGCATCTATGATGTTCCCCTGGCGATTTTAGCCGTGTCCTCCTATGGGGGAGCCAATAACCAGGTGCGTGGCTCCATCACGTTTTCGCATGATCTGACCATGACCACCGCTAATCTGGGCAACCGAGTCTTATTAGTCGATGATTTAGTTGATTCAGGGATGTCATTAAAGCGAACCCTGACCTGGCTCGATCGCAAATATGGCTTCTATATCGATGAAATTCGCACAGCGGTGTTGTGGTACAAAGAATGCTCAATTATCGCCCCCGATTATTACGCTGATTATTTACCCGATAACCCCTGGATTCATCAGCCATTTGAGAAATATGAACAGATGACTCCGGCTGATTTAGCAGCCAGTCTCAATCAACCGTCTAACGAGGTCAGTAGTGGCGTGTAA
- a CDS encoding adenylosuccinate synthase, producing MANVVVIGAQWGDEGKGKITDLLSKSADVVVRYQGGVNAGHTVVVKDQTFKLHLIPSGILYPNTECIIGSGTVIDPKVLIEELDQVEALGISTQNLLISETAHVTMPYHRLIDRAAEERRGTHKIGTTGRGIGPTYADKSERTGIRIIDLMEPEALRSRLNWAINYKNVILEKLYDLPPLDPKAVIEEYLQYAERLRPHVVDSSLRIYEAVRQRRNILFEGAQGTLLDLDHGTYPYVTSSNPVAGGACVGSGIGPTIIDRVIGVAKAYTTRVGEGPFPTELNGTIGEMLCDRGAEFGTTTGRKRRCGWFDAVIGRYAVRINGLDCLAITKLDVLDEMEEIKVCVAYEIDGQYCQDFPSNAHRFASCKPIYKTVPGWRQSTENCRSLEDLPQRALDYLKLLAELMEVPIAIISLGASRDQTIIVEDPIHGPKRALLHANGAA from the coding sequence TTGGCTAACGTTGTTGTGATTGGTGCCCAGTGGGGCGACGAAGGAAAAGGTAAGATTACCGACCTGTTGAGTAAGTCAGCAGACGTGGTTGTGCGCTATCAAGGCGGGGTCAACGCGGGGCACACGGTTGTGGTGAAAGACCAGACGTTCAAGCTGCACCTGATCCCATCTGGCATTCTCTATCCCAACACAGAATGCATTATCGGTTCAGGAACGGTGATTGATCCCAAAGTTCTTATTGAAGAACTGGATCAGGTTGAGGCGTTAGGCATTTCTACCCAAAATCTGCTGATTTCAGAAACTGCCCACGTCACAATGCCCTATCATCGCCTGATCGATCGAGCGGCAGAAGAACGACGGGGCACCCACAAAATTGGCACGACGGGGCGAGGGATTGGTCCAACCTATGCTGATAAGTCTGAGCGGACAGGCATTCGCATCATTGATTTGATGGAGCCAGAAGCGTTGCGGAGCCGACTCAATTGGGCGATCAATTACAAGAATGTCATTCTCGAAAAACTGTACGATCTGCCACCGCTCGACCCGAAAGCCGTCATTGAAGAATATTTGCAGTATGCTGAACGTCTGCGTCCTCATGTGGTTGATAGCTCCCTGCGGATCTATGAAGCCGTCAGGCAACGGCGCAACATCCTGTTTGAAGGTGCTCAAGGCACATTACTCGATCTGGATCATGGCACCTATCCCTACGTCACCTCCTCCAATCCCGTAGCGGGTGGGGCTTGCGTTGGTTCGGGGATCGGTCCCACCATTATCGATCGCGTCATTGGTGTTGCGAAAGCCTACACCACTCGCGTCGGAGAAGGTCCCTTTCCGACCGAATTGAATGGCACAATAGGAGAGATGTTGTGCGATCGCGGCGCAGAGTTCGGCACTACCACCGGGCGAAAGCGTCGGTGTGGCTGGTTTGACGCAGTGATCGGTCGCTATGCTGTGCGAATCAATGGGTTAGATTGTCTGGCCATCACTAAACTCGATGTGCTGGATGAAATGGAGGAAATTAAAGTCTGTGTTGCCTATGAAATTGATGGGCAATATTGCCAGGATTTTCCCAGCAACGCCCATCGATTTGCCTCGTGCAAACCCATCTACAAAACAGTTCCCGGTTGGCGACAATCAACGGAGAATTGCCGTTCGCTCGAAGATTTGCCTCAAAGGGCACTCGACTATCTGAAATTGTTGGCAGAACTGATGGAAGTGCCAATCGCTATCATTTCCCTGGGTGCGAGTCGCGACCAGACCATTATTGTCGAAGACCCCATTCACGGACCCAAGCGGGCACTGCTACACGCTAACGGAGCCGCTTAA
- a CDS encoding 50S ribosomal protein L25/general stress protein Ctc yields the protein MELTIECQKRAPGSKPNALRRGGLIPAVLYGHNGAESVELALNSKTAESLVKKASLNNTVIQLNITDLPWSGKTLLKEVQSHPWKGNLYHLSFFSIGSQGSLTVTVPIHFSGEAVGVKTFGGILDTVIMQLEVQSPPDRIPESIEVDVSELNVGDSLHVNQLPLPEGVVALGEGERVVVSVLQSKTAQQAEADQS from the coding sequence ATGGAACTCACAATCGAATGTCAAAAACGTGCTCCTGGTAGCAAACCCAATGCGCTGCGGCGAGGTGGTTTGATCCCGGCAGTCCTCTATGGACACAATGGAGCAGAGTCTGTCGAACTCGCGTTAAACTCCAAGACGGCTGAATCTTTGGTTAAGAAAGCCTCCCTCAACAATACGGTGATTCAGCTAAATATCACCGATCTTCCCTGGAGTGGTAAAACCCTGCTCAAAGAGGTGCAATCGCACCCCTGGAAGGGCAACCTGTATCACCTCAGCTTCTTCTCAATCGGCTCTCAAGGCAGCTTGACCGTTACGGTGCCGATTCACTTTTCGGGTGAGGCGGTTGGAGTCAAAACGTTTGGCGGGATCTTAGATACGGTGATTATGCAACTAGAAGTGCAAAGTCCCCCAGATCGTATCCCCGAAAGCATTGAAGTCGATGTCTCTGAATTAAATGTCGGAGACTCCCTACATGTGAATCAACTCCCTTTACCAGAAGGCGTAGTCGCTTTGGGTGAGGGTGAGCGTGTTGTTGTTTCAGTTCTACAGTCCAAGACTGCTCAGCAAGCTGAGGCAGACCAAAGCTAG
- the psb27 gene encoding photosystem II protein Psb27, translated as MKRLLSRLVSLALTFVVMIGLMGCSSSPSGLSGNYRQDTLAVVNSLRTALELPDNTPEKSAAQAEAKQLINAFTSQYRRDPSVTKLASFTTMRTALNSLAGHYSSYPNRPVPNKLKQRLEQEFKQIETALQRGA; from the coding sequence ATGAAGCGACTTTTATCTCGCCTGGTTTCTCTGGCTTTAACCTTTGTCGTCATGATTGGTCTAATGGGTTGCTCATCGTCACCCTCCGGACTATCTGGAAACTACCGCCAGGACACATTGGCAGTGGTCAACAGCCTTAGAACTGCACTGGAGTTGCCGGACAACACTCCCGAAAAATCAGCCGCCCAGGCAGAGGCAAAGCAGCTTATCAATGCATTCACCTCGCAATATCGCCGCGACCCTTCCGTAACCAAGTTAGCGTCCTTCACCACCATGCGGACGGCTCTTAACTCGTTGGCGGGTCACTATAGCTCCTATCCCAATCGTCCAGTCCCCAATAAGCTCAAGCAACGGTTGGAACAAGAGTTTAAGCAGATTGAGACAGCATTGCAGCGCGGAGCATAA